The genomic segment NNNNNNNNNNNNNNNNNNNNNNNNNNNNNNNNNNNNNNNNNNNNNNNNNNNNNNNNNNNNNNNNNNNNNNNNNNNNNNNNNNNNNNNNNNNNNNNNNNNNNNNNNNNNNNNNNNNNNNNNNNNNNNNNNNNNNNNNNNNNNNNNNNNNNNNNNNNNNNNNGCATTCTTTGTGATTTTCACGCCGGACACGTCTCCGGTCCAGGTGATGACGTTGACTGCTTCTGTATCCGGCACCAGCACCATCTGCTCGATCCAGCCGGTGGTGGAGCTGATAATGGATGTTTTTGCGCCATATTCCAGCTTGTACACCTGGCAGGTGTGCACATCAATGAAAACGGTTCCGGACACATCCTTGATCTCCAGGGTCACGCCGTTCACTGTCAGGCTCAGGTCTCCGGTGCCAGTCAATTCGATGAGCGGCTCCGAATACATGGTACCCACCGTTTGCAGCTGTGCCGGGGAGGATGTCAGCTCCACTGGGTCGTTGGCGATGGCATAGGCGAAGGGGGCGCACTGGAAACGCACTGTAATGGCTCTGTAAACGCCGTTTAAACGGGATACAGAAACCGTATCACAGGCGTAGGCGGTGTACCGTTTGGCCGGGTCATCGCTGGTGATCAGGTCGCCGGATCCGGTCAGCCATGCCAAGATGGATCGCACGTCCGCATTCCTGCTGATCTCCATTTTTACCGTGATGGGCAGGAAGGACCGTCCGGTCTGCAGGTGCATCATCGGCTCCGGTCGTCCCGGGACTTGCAGCGCCTCGTAGGGATCTGCCTGCCGGGACGGCAGATCCATGGACAGGATCTGCACCCCTTGCTCTGCGCTGTTTTTCTCATTAAAAATGAAATAGGCTGCCATGTTATCCTCCCTTCGCAGCGTCCTCCTGGTCTTTGATTCGTGCCAATTCCTCTGCGATTTCCCGGGCGTCCTGTGCGTTGCTGGCCTGGGTGTAAATGTTGAAGGTGTTATCTGTTTGCGTCACAGAGCTGCTGTGACTGTGGTCATCGTGGATCACGTCCCCGTACTGGGGGCGGTATGCGGCAGAAACATCGCTGTTCACAGTGGCCACCATATCGTCCATGGCTGCTACTGCATCGTCTGTCACTGTGCCCATTTCCTCCTCGAACCCTACCCCGATGCCGGCGGCAATGTTAACGCCCACCCGGTCACGCATCAGGCGGGAAGGGGAGTGAATCCCGAAAAAATCTGTAATGCCGTCCACCAGTCCGGTGACCGTCTCCTTTGCGCCCTCCCACAGGTTTTTCCCGGCGTTGACTAGCCCGTTTTTGATACCATTAATAATATTGGATCCGATTTCTGACCAGTCATGCTCCAGAAATTCATCCTTTAATTTCGTCAATATTTCCGGAATATTCTGCGTCAGTTGTCCGATACAATCCAGCAATCCCGTCCCGATAGCCAGCATGATCTCAAAGCATGCAGTGATTAACAGGGGAAGGTTATCAATGATAGCCTCCACAATGGCGCTTACAATTTCCGGGATGTATCCGATCAGATCCGGAATCGCATCGATCAGCCCCAGCGCCAGTGCCAGAATGATCTGGATGGCAGCAGTCAGCAGCTCTGACAGATTTTCCAGCAGACCATCTACAATAGCCAGAATGCATTCCACTGCCACCGGAATCAGCTCCGGGATCATTTCAGTGATGCCGTCGATCAGGGCGATCAGGATCTCAATGCCGGCTGCCAGGATCGTCTGGATATTGTCCTGGATCGCCTGCAGGATGGTCATGATGCCCTCCTTAGCTGCCGGGATCAGTTCCGGCAGGGACTGGGCAATGCCATCGATCAGGGCGGCGATGATCTCGATCCCGGCAACGATCAGCTCCGGGATCACCTGGATGAATGACGAAATCAGCGCCATGCCGATTTCAATGGCAGCGTCCACGACTGCGCCGATGTTGTCCAACAATGCCCCGATCAGGGATTCCAGCAGGCTGATGCCCACATTCACGAATTCCGGCAGCAGCTCCACGGCAGAATCGATGATAATGATCCCCATCTGGGCGACTGCATCCGCCAGTCCGTCTGCGTTGCTGAGTGCGGATGTGACTGCACCGATGGCATCTGCGCCCATCTGGGCGAACTGGGGCAGCAGATCCGGCAGCATGTCCACCGCAGTGTTGATCAGCACGTTGATTCCGTTGACCACGTTGGGCAGAGTCTCCTCGATCCGGGGGATGATATTTTCCCCGGCGGTCACCACGCTGTTGATCAGATTTTTCCGTCAGCTGCCCGAAATCCTGACTGTTGTCGGCAAGACCGGTCACCCAGTTTGTCCAGGCGGATTTGGCGGCATTCACCGAACCCTGAATGGTGGTGGACGCCTCTTTTGCAGTGGTGCCGGTGATGTCCATTTCCGTCTGGATCACATGGATGGCGTCCACGATGTCCGAGAACGATTCCACGTTGTACTTCACGCCGGAGATCTTCTGCGCATCCGCCAGCAGCCGCTCCATTTCCTTTTTGGTGCCGCCGTAGCCCAGCTTCAGGTTGTCCAGCATGGTGTAATTCTGTTTTGCGAACCCCTGGTAGGCGTTCTGAATGGACGCCATGTCCGTGCCCATTTTGTTGGCGTTGTCGGACATGTCCACGATTGCCATGTTGGCTTTGTCCGCCGCTTCCACCGTGTCGCCGCCCAGGGACTGGAGCAGGGACGCAGAGAATGATGTGACCGTTTCCATGTAGGCGTTGGCGGACAGCCCGGCGGTTTCAAAGGCTGCGTTGGCATAGTCCATGACTGTGTCAGCGCTGTCCTTGAACAGGGTCTCCACGCCGCCCACCAGCTGCTCATAGTCTGCATAGTTTTCCACGGCTGTTTTGGTCAGCCCGGCCACCGCAGCTCCGGCGGCTGCATAGGCTGCTGCAAATGCGCCGGCAACTGCCTTACAGCCATCCGCCGCCAGGGAACCGATTTTCTCAATGCCGCTGTGGAACCCCTTGCTGTCCACGGCGGTGTCAAATTTTAATGAACCATCAAACGCCACACAATCACCTCCTACAGAAACGCATCTGCGATTTCCTCGTCGTCACATTCATATTCAATGGCGATCTCCGCCTGAATCCGTCGTACCCGATCCCGTTCCGCATCATTCCGGATCCGGGTGGGATCCGCCGCCCGGTATGCCATGCGTTTTTTCAGCGGACAGTCCTCGGGCAGCGCCTGCATCAGACTGCGGAATTCCCAATAGTGTAGGTGGTCGATCCGGATCAGATCTATGCCGTAGCACTGGCGGAATGCCCCCAGAATGTAGGCTGCGTCCTGGCTGTAGGACAACACCGGCCGGGTCGGCCTGCCGCCCATGCGCCGCTGCTGCCGCCCGGTCAGCAGGGGTTCTGCGGTGAAGAACCATTTCAGGGCACGCAGCGCCTTGGTGGCATCCGGCGGTCTGGCGTCCGGATACCACTGCATGGCTGCTGCCACCTTGTCCTGCTGGGATATGCCCGGATCCAGAATCAGATCCGCAAATGCGATCCAGTCCCGGAAATCCGTGGCCACCGGATAGTCCGCCCCATCCACCTGCACACATTCGGGCAATGGATCAAACAGTAAATTGATCATTTCTGCCGCCTCCGCTGGGCACGGTTCTGGGGCAGATACCGGGCAATCTGTGCCCTGGCCGCATCCCGGGCGGTTCGCTGGGCGGATACAAACGCCAGGAATGACGCATAGACTGTTTCACATTCCGCAGCGCTGTATTTCTTTTGATGGATCTTTTCGGCGGTGCCGTCCCCGAAGATGCAGTCATACATGCTGTAGAACGTGGTGCAGTATGCCCTGGTGATCTCGGATGCAGTTCCGTCCTTGGGGATCTGCTTTGCCGCCTCCCCCATTTGCTGGAACGCCCGCTCATAGCGTTCCAGATCGCCGATATCGTCAATGTCCAGCACCAGGGTGGTGCCGTTGATTTCCCACTTTGTCAGATCTTCCTGGATCATTGGCTCTCCTCCTTAAAAAAACTGCGGGCACATTACGTGTCCGCAGTGAATGTGACGGTTTTCCAATCATCGGTGGATGTGACCTCACCGAATACCTGTGGCCCCCGGCATTTGAAATCGCCGGCTCGTGTGTATGCTTCCACCTTGTCGCCCTCTCCGTTGGGGATGACGGCATAGGAACGCTTGACCGCCCGCTTGGATCCGCTGGTTTCTCCCTCCTGATCCAGGAATACCACGATGATCTCCCGGACAGCGTCCTCTCCCAGCTGCTCCTCATCGGCGATGTTGGCAATGTCCGCATGCACGGTGTTGCCGACTTCCTCGTCGAATGCGTAGGAGATGGATTCTGCATACCCCACCACATCCTCGATGGCGGCGTCCTCATCCACATACTGGCGGCTGTAGGTTTTCGGGTTTTTGGATTTGCTCAGTGACGTGAATTTGGTCATCCGGGTATATGTGGTTGTCCCGGATTCCGCAGCGGGTACCCCGTAGTATGCCCGCCGCTGGGAACGTTTCACCAGTTTTCCCATGGTTATTCCTCCTTTGTGTACAGTAATCTGCACTGAATCTGATACCGTGCATTGTGGTTGGTGTCCTCCAGCAGCACATAGCCGCCGGTTGTAGGTTCGATGCTCTGTGCAGTGCAGCCCGCCGGCAGCCGTGGCAGGATGTCTGCATCATTGTTCTGGCGCAGCCATTCTGCGAACCGCTCGTAAAACTGGCTGTTCGCCAGGTTCTGCACCGTGTCCGTGCCGTATGCCTCCCGGGATGCAAACACAAACAGGTACTGCCACAGGCAGCCGCCGTCCGTGTACTGGGTGTATACCGGGTCACAGGGGACGGATTCCACCACATATTCAATGGGGTCCGCCCCCAGATAATCCAGGTTCAGTCGTCCATCCTCCAACAGGGGGCAGCCCGCCACATAGTCAACGATGGCTTCAATAATGGACTTCATTTCAGCTTGCCTCCCGATTTCTCCCGGATCTCATCCTTGTGGTCTGCTTTCATCCTCTCGAACCAGTACTTGCCCCGCTGCCCGCCGTTCTGGGTGCCCTCCTGGCCA from the Ruminococcus champanellensis 18P13 = JCM 17042 genome contains:
- a CDS encoding phage tail protein — encoded protein: MVNGINVLINTAVDMLPDLLPQFAQMGADAIGAVTSALSNADGLADAVAQMGIIIIDSAVELLPEFVNVGISLLESLIGALLDNIGAVVDAAIEIGMALISSFIQVIPELIVAGIEIIAALIDGIAQSLPELIPAAKEGIMTILQAIQDNIQTILAAGIEILIALIDGITEMIPELIPVAVECILAIVDGLLENLSELLTAAIQIILALALGLIDAIPDLIGYIPEIVSAIVEAIIDNLPLLITACFEIMLAIGTGLLDCIGQLTQNIPEILTKLKDEFLEHDWSEIGSNIINGIKNGLVNAGKNLWEGAKETVTGLVDGITDFFGIHSPSRLMRDRVGVNIAAGIGVGFEEEMGTVTDDAVAAMDDMVATVNSDVSAAYRPQYGDVIHDDHSHSSSVTQTDNTFNIYTQASNAQDAREIAEELARIKDQEDAAKGG
- a CDS encoding bacteriophage Gp15 family protein; the encoded protein is MINLLFDPLPECVQVDGADYPVATDFRDWIAFADLILDPGISQQDKVAAAMQWYPDARPPDATKALRALKWFFTAEPLLTGRQQRRMGGRPTRPVLSYSQDAAYILGAFRQCYGIDLIRIDHLHYWEFRSLMQALPEDCPLKKRMAYRAADPTRIRNDAERDRVRRIQAEIAIEYECDDEEIADAFL
- a CDS encoding DUF6673 family protein; protein product: MIQEDLTKWEINGTTLVLDIDDIGDLERYERAFQQMGEAAKQIPKDGTASEITRAYCTTFYSMYDCIFGDGTAEKIHQKKYSAAECETVYASFLAFVSAQRTARDAARAQIARYLPQNRAQRRRQK